One segment of Desulfonatronum sp. SC1 DNA contains the following:
- a CDS encoding TIGR04283 family arsenosugar biosynthesis glycosyltransferase, whose protein sequence is MNVRLSVIIPVFREERGITSLVDYLTTRALNESAEILVVDGDSERRTLIALQGRNVIRIGSDAGRARQMNAGAAQARGDVLLFLHADTRLPTGADTLIFQALRDSRLVGGAFKLAIDSPRAALGLISAVANLRTRMTRIPYGDQAIFLRRAHFEELGGYADIPLMEDLELMFRVRCKGWPVALLREAAFTSARRWEQEGVWRCTLRNWGVRLFYHCGLSPARLRRFYPTAESVNSGAHPSPTGGDRSDSMVS, encoded by the coding sequence GTGAACGTTCGACTGTCCGTGATCATCCCCGTCTTTCGAGAGGAACGGGGCATCACCTCCTTGGTGGATTATTTGACCACCCGCGCCCTGAATGAATCGGCGGAAATCCTGGTCGTAGACGGCGATTCGGAACGGCGAACCCTGATCGCTCTGCAAGGCCGGAACGTGATCCGGATCGGTTCGGATGCAGGGCGGGCCCGCCAGATGAACGCCGGAGCCGCCCAGGCGCGCGGCGACGTGCTGCTTTTCCTGCACGCGGACACCCGCCTGCCGACCGGAGCGGATACGCTCATTTTTCAGGCACTCCGAGATTCCCGGCTTGTGGGCGGGGCCTTCAAGCTGGCCATCGACTCACCCCGGGCGGCCCTGGGCTTGATTTCCGCAGTGGCGAATCTGCGCACTCGGATGACCAGGATTCCATATGGGGATCAGGCCATTTTCCTGCGCCGCGCGCACTTCGAGGAACTGGGGGGATACGCGGACATCCCTTTGATGGAGGATCTGGAACTGATGTTTCGGGTTCGATGCAAGGGGTGGCCCGTGGCTTTGCTTCGTGAAGCCGCGTTCACTTCGGCCCGGCGCTGGGAACAGGAAGGAGTCTGGCGCTGCACCCTACGCAACTGGGGAGTTCGGCTATTTTATCATTGCGGTCTGTCTCCAGCGAGGTTGCGGCGATTTTATCCCACCGCTGAGTCGGTCAATTCAGGCGCACACCCTTCCCCGACCGGCGGTGATCGGTCGGATTCCATGGTCTCATGA
- a CDS encoding TIGR04282 family arsenosugar biosynthesis glycosyltransferase: MILSATALSDCLVVMIKYPRPGRVKTRLVATLGEENAAALYRCFVQDVLCTVDALNEHALLSIDPWIYRTDFAEWLGSERWFQPQVGPDLGARMDDAFSRAFEAGHDRVVLIGSDLPDLPGSLLVEAFRALDRHDVVLGPARDGGFYLLGWTRRTFRPGLFVAIPWSTSKVLAACRAALLRSGLEPRLLAPWSDVDDEAGLRQLIQRNLLPGDAATRVFLKSSRFPS, translated from the coding sequence ATGATCCTTTCAGCAACCGCCCTCTCGGATTGCTTGGTCGTGATGATCAAGTATCCGCGACCCGGGCGGGTGAAGACCCGTTTGGTCGCGACATTGGGAGAAGAGAATGCCGCTGCTTTGTACCGGTGTTTTGTCCAGGACGTCTTATGCACCGTAGACGCCCTGAACGAGCATGCTCTGCTGAGCATCGATCCTTGGATCTATCGGACGGATTTTGCGGAGTGGCTGGGAAGTGAGCGCTGGTTCCAGCCTCAGGTCGGTCCTGACCTCGGCGCGAGAATGGACGATGCCTTTTCCCGGGCCTTCGAGGCGGGACACGACCGGGTGGTGCTCATCGGAAGCGACCTGCCGGATTTGCCCGGCAGCCTGCTGGTCGAGGCGTTCCGGGCTTTAGACCGCCATGATGTTGTCCTCGGCCCGGCCCGTGACGGCGGCTTCTATTTGCTCGGGTGGACGCGGCGGACTTTTCGCCCCGGACTTTTTGTCGCCATTCCCTGGAGTACGTCGAAGGTTCTTGCCGCATGCCGGGCGGCCTTGCTCCGAAGCGGCCTGGAGCCACGCCTTTTGGCGCCCTGGTCCGATGTGGACGATGAAGCGGGACTTCGACAACTCATTCAGCGAAATCTCCTGCCCGGTGATGCGGCTACTCGTGTATTCTTGAAATCGTCTCGTTTCCCTTCTTGA